The Misgurnus anguillicaudatus chromosome 21, ASM2758022v2, whole genome shotgun sequence genome includes a window with the following:
- the LOC129439761 gene encoding interferon-induced very large GTPase 1 → MDCCSDEEHEDKQNSGALSESEVPISPEVPAPGLFFVTCTGTCSVTLSWDFPVSISTFELTYSSLATTNTSTFSNIKAKEVEGLCPETEYTFSLVAVSENGDRSVGVEVTACTKPLPPENIKVESVSTVSVTLIWDAPGCMEKTFHVVCCQNRNIVQEKTTKLGTVVISDLSPGIKYSFHITTVLSNGNRSKEAVTYAQTKTRLQSLLQDLGLEQYYPNKLSLSSVLQIDKRAVRDEPAPSLSCLPWLFLKKLMMVNVTARSVKYSLLSDESEDLSSLDIYNDPTDLLGDQNSSVNPLDIATALFLCSDGFLQQEMVSKMSMCQFSVPMLLPNCDTQHCTFMLWALSDIMKRFRPQFLSDKKGFVEDRIVHTKLPLVSFVRLGDCSIPKSQLLNKLLSNPQQYHDTFVHHGMDCGDIPRRISDGLVEMSWYLPCGNKNIDVFPEPVAFANLRGDISTFETQYTFLCQTSTAIFVFFDSLDTNLKFLTNQHAKAQFFLVGNRQSKALDLEHLKKTASEMSLKKNNIILKTNQNDANFVQQLHSTINYIINKLPNKVCLEGMVAVAHELGILVDEDIKECQNAKENAYAITKNIQDTLQFKEDQLPLQGKIWKDLAKLEKEECRLRKAGEQNIETYKSDLQFKKTELRKQQSQCDISDAMTCFVSALTSSPLERSYFLKWMRMNLDNISRKSLSSLREQYKEKCQRLSENKEEIARLDQQISGSSLGMEHFLREMGQLYEAAVSLPENLAPHKQMLHLPRLCAELMLDGFPLELVDGDASNIPLRWVNDVLQHLNSLVQPNNKIIVVTVLGVQSTGKSTLLNTMFGVQFAVSSGRCTRGAFMQLIKVTEDIKEELGCDYLVIIDTEGLKSPELAKLDDSHEHDNELATLVIGLSDITIINIAMENSTEMKDILQIVVHAFLRMKEIGKKPKCQFVHQNVADVSAHEKNMRDRKILLEQLNEMTEAAAKMENKQEYKSFTDMMEYDPETCNWYIPGLWHGNPPMAPVNAGYSEAVYDLKKKMIEIIGKCKLKPHRNRITEFLEWTKSLWNAVKYENFIFSFRNSLVADAYMRLCTEFHKWEWSFKKHMHAWLTEAETRVSNFEMMKLKSDRSDLQDLLRTLKQEAVARLDALEKTTMENLSKYFDQTEGNVYLVEKYREDFVSSVKSLRRETQNSLWTHLEAVVDIRRGRNNLDNIKKTFTDTMEKKVLGLLEELRRSNRFKSDVDGQTTDKDLDNCFEKIWQETVNELSFTGLKSRNVFDCVFWQLRENMKQKGGSVTEQLTQVNLHNFGTGEFQVKKEYFFKKWWNRLFQGNNHTVNLQVMADNLIETCSELVREKTMTQSDYHDTYIQEILNLIDDRLAANKTMGFSNEFELSLKLHICGFSAREFQSMHDSFIAQNDPRRCLDQFKDKYHNDFKDLFHDRDQCQRKAEEFTQLCLSPAVETFICNSLGPDIVDAMLQGKNAFQFSTRAFFQYSLLKQLLNTDNFTQYVKYIMNYEHFVKGWISEQITEQFSSGNEVSDLEEFHLRGIVKEIQEAIKTALSETDEDGIKGFIHCICRKLGQKLVIPKDALETVTVLNNASQEPFACWLTKSVEDLEQSLKKQFKGGSIQLKLTKLKMKPQDELFKRVFGCGKQCPFCKAPCEAGGEAHTDHCASVHRPQGLGRYRYKTDNKLVTNICSTDVHSEASFRCFETNYVYHPYKRYREIFPDWHIPADPSIQASDYWKYVMTRFSTKFAEKYNAVPADIPIGWKTITKSQALDSLKESFSIK, encoded by the exons ATGGACTGCTGCAGTGATGAA GAACATGAAGATAAACAGAATTCAGGAGCACTTTCTGAGTCAGAAGTTCCCATCTCACCAG AAGTCCCTGCACCAGGCTTGTTTTTTGTGACGTGTACTGGGACCTGTTCTGTTACTCTTTCTTGGGATTTCCCAGTCAGCATTTCCACATTTGAGTTAACTTACTCCAGTCTTGCAACCACAAATACCTCTACTTTTTCAAACATCAAAGCCAAAGAAGTGGAGGGGCTATGTCCAGAAACTGAGTACACGTTCAGCCTTGTTGCAGTATCAGAAAATGGGGATCGAAGTGTGGGAGTTGAAGTGACTGCGTGCACGA AGCCACTTCCACCTGAAAATATCAAGGTTGAGAGTGTCAGCACTGTATCAGTCACTCTTATTTGGGATGCACCCGGATGTATGGAGAAGACATTTCATGTAGTCTGCTGCCAGAATAGAAACATCGTTCAGGAGAAGACAACAAAATTAGGCACTGTGGTTATAAGTGACCTAAGTCCTGGGATTAAGTACTCTTTTCACATTACAACAGTGCTTTCAAATGGCAACCGAAGTAAAGAAGCTGTGACATATGCTCAAACCA AGACCAGGCTGCAGAGCCTCTTACAGGATTTGGGGTTGGAGCAGTACTACCCAAACAAACTCTCACTCAGCTCTGTCCTACAGATTGACAAGAGGGCAGTGAGAGATGAGCCAGCTCCGTCTCTATCATGTTTACCATGGCTGTTCCTGAAGAAACTGATGATGGTTAATGTTACTGCAAGAAGTGTCAAATATTCTCTTCTGTCTGATGAGAGTGAAGACTTGTCAAGCTTAGACATTTACAATGATCCCACAGATTTACTTGGTGATCAAAACAGCAGCGTGAACCCTTTGGACATAGCGACAGctctttttctttgttcagatgGTTTCCTACAACAAGAGATGGTCTCGAAAATGTCAATGTGTCAGTTCTCTGTGCCAATGCTTCTTCCAAACTGTGACACTCAACACTGCACATTCATGCTTTGGGCATTGAGTGATATTATGAAGAGGTTTAGACCTCAATTCTTGTCAGATAAAAAAGGCTTTGTGGAAGACAGAATTGTTCACACCAAGCTTCCTCTGGTGTCTTTTGTTAGACTTGGCGATTGCAGCATCCCTAAATCTCAGCTCTTAAACAAACTGCTCAGCAACCCCCAACAGTATCATGATACATTTGTACATCATGGCATGGATTGTGGAGATATTCCAAGAAGGATTTCTGATGGCTTAGTGGAGATGAGTTGGTATCTGCCTTGTGGAAACAAAAACATTGATGTCTTTCCTGAACCAGTGGCTTTCGCAAACCTGAGAGGTGACATCAGTACCTTTGAAACACAGTATACCTTCTTATGTCAGACCTCCACTGCCATTTTTGTCTTCTTCGACAGCCTGGATACAAACCTAAAGTTTCTCACCAACCAACATGCTAAAGCACAGTTTTTCTTAGTGGGTAACAGGCAAAGCAAAGCATtggatctggaacatctgaaaaAGACGGCCTCAGAAATGAGTCTGAAGAAAAACAACATCATTCTGAAGACCAATCAAAATGATGCCAATTTCGTCCAACAGCTGCATTCTACAATAAATTACATTATCAACAAACTCCCAAACAAAGTATGTCTTGAGGGGATGGTTGCTGTAGCACATGAACTTGGAATTCTAGTTGATGAAGACATCAAAGAATGTCAGAATGCCAAAGAAAATGCATATgccattacaaaaaacattCAGGACACGCTGCAGTTCAAAGAGGACCAACTTCCTCTTCAGGGTAAAATCTGGAAAGATTTGGCAAAATTGGAAAAAGAGGAATGCAGGCTCCGGAAGGCTGGTGAGCAAAACATAGAGACATACAAGAGTGATCTCCAGTTCAAGAAGACTGAACTCAGGAAACAGCAAAGCCAGTGTGATATCTCGGATGCAATGACCTGCTTTGTTAGTGCACTAACAAGCTCGCCCCTTGAGAGATCTTATTTCTTGAAGTGGATGCGGATGAACCTTGACAATATCTCTCGCAAAAGTCTTTCTAGTCTCCGAGAGCAGTACAAAGAAAAGTGTCAACGACTTTCAGAAAACAAAGAGGAAATTGCACGGCTCGACCAACAGATCTCTGGTAGTTCTTTAGGAATGGAGCACTTCTTGCGTGAAATGGGACAACTTTACGAAGCGGCAGTGTCACTTCCAGAAAACTTAGCACCACATAAGCAAATGCTCCACTTGCCCAGACTATGTGCTGAGCTGATGTTGGATGGCTTTCCTCTGGAGCTGGTTGATGGAGATGCATCAAATATTCCTCTCAGATGGGTGAATGATGTGCTTCAgcatctaaactctttggtgCAGCCCAATAATAAAATCATAGTGGTCACAGTTTTAGGAGTACAAAGCACAGGAAAGTCCACTTtgctgaacacaatgtttggTGTCCAGTTTGCAGTTAGCAGTGGAAGATGCACCAGAGGAGCTTTTATGCAACTGATCAAGGTTACAGAGGACATCAAAGAAGAACTGGGCTGTGATTACTTAGTCATAATTGACACAGAAGGCCTAAAATCTCCTGAGCTGGCAAAATTAGATGATAGTCATGAACATGACAACGAATTAGCCACCCTTGTTATAGGTTTGAGTGATATTACTATCATCAATATTGCAATGGAGAACTCCACAGAAATGAAGGATATTCTGCAGATTGTCGTTCATGCCTTCCTCAGAATGAAGGAAATAGGCAAAAAACCCAAATGTCAATTTGTCCACCAAAATGTTGCTGATGTTTCAGCACATGAGAAGAACATGAGAGATCGGAAGATCCTTTTGGAGCAGCTGAATGAGATGACCGAAGCAGCAGCTAAAATGGAAAACAAGCAAGAGTATAAAAGCTTTACTGATATGATGGAATATGATCCAGAGACTTGCAACTGGTACATACCTGGACTCTGGCATGGAAATCCTCCAATGGCCCCGGTAAATGCTGGCTACTCCGAAGCTGTATACGACCTCAAAAAGAAAATGATAGAGATAATTGGGAAATGCAAACTCAAACCACACAGAAACAGGATAACTGAATTTTTGGAGTGGACAAAAAGCTTGTGGAATGCagtaaaatatgaaaatttcatatttAGCTTCAGGAATAGCTTGGTGGCAGATGCATACATGAGGCTGTGCACGGAATTCCATAAATGGGAATGGTCTTTTAAGAAGCATATGCACGCCTGGTTAACAGAAGCTGAAACTAGAGTGTCAAATTTTGAGATGATGAAACTAAAATCAGACAGGTCAGATTTGCAAGATCTCTTGCGCACACTGAAGCAAGAAGCTGTCGCAAGGCTTGACGCCTTGGAAAAGACCACCATGGAAAACCTTTCCAAATACTTTGACCAAACAGAGGGTAATGTCTATCTTGTCGAAAAATACAGAGAAGATTTTGTGAGCAGTGTAAAATCTCTCAGAAGGGAAACACAGAACTCTCTGTGGACACATCTCGAGGCAGTAGTGGACATCAGGAGAGGAAGGAATAATCTGGACAACATCAAGAAAACTTTCACTGATACAATGGAGAAAAAAGTATTAGGTCTTCTTGAAGAGTTACGTAGAAGCAACAGGTTCAAAAGTGATGTAGATGGACAGACAACTGATAAGGACCTGGACAATTGCTTTGAAAAAATCTGGCAAGAAACTGTCAATGAGCTGTCATTTACTGGCTTGAAGAGCAGAAACGTATTTGATTGTGTGTTCTGGCAACTTCGTGAGAACATGAAACAGAAGGGAGGTTCTGTAACAGAGCAACTAACTCAAGTGAATCTGCACAATTTTGGCACAGGGGAATTTCAAGTCAAAAAAgaatactttttcaaaaaatggtGGAACCGCTTATTCCAGGGTAACAACCATACTGTCAATCTACAGGTCATGGCAGACAATCTAATAGAAACATGTTCTGAGTTAGTCCGGGAAAAAACGATGACCCAATCAGATTATCATGACACCTACATTCAGGAGATCTTAAACCTAATTGATGATAGACTTGCTGCCAACAAGACTATGGGATTTTCAAATGAATTTGAATTATCTCTCAAATTGCACATTTGTGGATTCTCAGCAAGAGAATTTCAAAGCATGCATGACAGTTTCATTGCGCAGAATGATCCACGTAGATGCCTTGATCAGTTTAAAGACAAATATCACAATGATTTCAAAGACCTTTTCCATGATCGTGACCAGTGTCAGAGAAAAGCTGAAGAATTCACTCAGCTGTGCTTGAGTCCGGCAGTTGAAACTTTCATCTGCAACTCATTGGGCCCAGACATTGTTGATGCAATGCTTCAGGGTAAAAATGCCTTTCAATTCAGTACTCGTGCATTTTTCCAGTACTCGCTCTTAAAGCAACTTCTAAATACAGACAATTTCACACAGTATGTGAAATACATCATGAACTATGAACATTTTGTTAAAGGTTGGATTTCGGAACAAATCACTGAACAGTTTTCTAGTGGAAATGAGGTGTCTGACTTGGAGGAATTTCACTTAAGAGGAATCGTCAAGGAGATACAAGAAGCAATCAAAACTGCACTGAGTGAAACAGATGAGGATGGCATCAAAGGATTTATACATTGCATATGTAGGAAGCTTGGACAGAAACTTGTAATACCCAAAGATGCCCTTGAAACAGTAACTGTCCTAAACAATGCTTCTCAGGAACCATTTGCTTGCTGGCTAACTAAATCTGTAGAGGACTTGGAACAGTCACTGAAGAAACAATTCAAAGGAGGCAGCATACAGTTAAAATTGACCAAGCTCAAAATGAAACCCCAGGATGAGCTCTTCAAGCGAGTGTTTGGATGTGGCAAACAATGTCCGTTCTGCAAAGCTCCATGTGAGGCGGGTGGAGAGGCGCACACTGATCACTGTGCTTCAGTACACAGACCTCAGGGACTCGGCAGATACAGATATAAAACCGATAACAAATTGGTGACTAACATCTGCTCAACAGATGTCCACAGTGAAGCAAGCTTTAGGTGTTTTGAGACCAATTATGTATATCATCCTTACAAAAGATACAGAGAGATATTTCCTGACTGGCACATCCCTGCAGATCCTAGTATACAGGCCTCAGACTACTGGAAGTATGTCATGACACGCTTCAGCACCAAGTTTGCTGAAAAATACAATGCTGTCCCTGCTGATATACCCATTGGATGGAAAACAATCACAAAGAGTCAAGCATTGGACAGTCTGAAAGAATCTTTTAGCATTAAATAA